AAAAGTCAGCGTATGGTGCCTTGTCTTTATCAACTGCGGCAGACCAGTTATTTAGTACTAAATCATAATATTTTTGAAATTCTGTCAATGCTTGATCTATATCGTTCAAGTCTGTGAACTTTTGGATGTTCAACTGTATGTCTTTAATTTTACTCAGGGTGTTGGTGAATCTTTCCATAATAGCTGTTTCGTCCGGAATCATTTCCGCATAGACACTTGAGTTTTTTGCAGCTTCGAGCAGTTCTGAAGCAGATTTCAAGACAAGAGTATATTCCGAAAGCTGCGGAATAAGATAAGAACGTATTGTTCGAACGGAGGCTAAGAATACACCCTGATACTGTGCATAGGATTTTTCTAAGGGTTGCAAAGTCATCTTAACGCTGCTGATTTGCGAATCTATCTCTTCCAATTCGGATTTCTTATTGCCAATAAGGAGTTCCCATTCCTTTTGTCCTTGGTAAGGGTCGATATCAACAAGTGCACTCAAATCCTCTCCGCTGTTATAAAGCTCATATGCGGCAACTTGTAAATACTTCGTCGGCTTTTCAAACTTTAGCTCACCAACTATCTTATCAATGTCACTCACATAACCTTTTATTAAAGCATCAGAATTTTTCTCGAAGTATTCCCTTAGATTCGATATTGCCGTGTCTATCTGAGACTTCAAATTTTCAGTTTCTTGTATATACTTTTTGAACCTTTGGACATCCTCTTTGAAATATTGGGTTGCTTTTTCTATAGTTATTTTATCGTGTGGTGGAGCCATTAGTATAAGTGCATCCATATCGGATACGAGCCTTGGTCCATTCTTTTCTGGTGCAAGAAGGTCGATATAATTTTGAAGGGTCATTCTACTACTGAAGAGCTTCGTCGAAAATGCCGCGTTATCCCTTCTAAGCGAGGTAGAAACAACCCATACTATTGGAAATAGAACAGCTACTGAAATGATTATGAGAATTATATGTGTTAGAATTTTTCTCTCTTTTCGAACCATTATCTATTCACCTCCTCAAAGGAGCCGGACAAACGGAAGTTGATGAAGCTGAGAGTTCCAACTATAAGGAATATGATAATTGAAATTGCCGATGCAAATCCGAAATCCTGACCTCGTCCACCTTCAAAAGCGAGCTTGTAAGTGTAGGATATAAGAATATCAGTTGAACCAGCTGGTGTGGTTGTATTTGGCATCGCTGGTCCACCACCAGTTAAGAGGTAGATATTAACAAAATTGTTGAAGTTAAACGCGAAGCTTCCAACCAAAAGCGGTGCTATTGTTGTCATAAGAAGTGGGAATGTTATCTTCCAAAATCTCTGCCATTTGTTAGCACCATCGATAGCAGCTGCTTCGTAATAGTCTTCCGGTATGCTCTGAAGCGCACCGAGTGAAACAACCATCATGTATGGAAATCCGAGCCAAGTATTGACGGTAAGAACAGCAACCTTTGCCCAGAATGGATCATTAAACCACTTAATCGGTTCCGCACCAAAAAGCTGCGTCACGACAAACTTGTTGAGAATACCATATGTCTCATTGAAAAACCCATTCTTCCAAACAAGAACTGAAATGAATGCAGGAATAGCCCAAGGAATTATCAGCAATGACCTGTAAATCGCCCTACCTCTTAAGTTCGGATTATTAAGAACAAGAGCAAGTATCAGACCAATTACAAAAGTGAAGAGAACGCTGAGAGCTGCCCAGGTGAAGTTCCAAACAAATATCTTTGCAAAAGGACCTGAAACAGTCGGATCTGTGAAAATTCTTGTGAAATTCTTCAGTCCATAACCAGAGATGTAGCCACCAACTGCTACTTTTTCGCCTTTTTCATTTATATCGTAAATAGTACCATTCTCTTCGATTAACGGCCTGTTAGTAATCGTATTAATCAATACTGTCTTAACTATGCTCTTTCCTTTCTCTATAGTTTCTGCGAGACCAAGTTTGTACATGTGCCTAATCTTATACATATACAATTTTCCTTCTTCGTTCTGTCTCACAGCATATCTTTCTGACGATTTATCGACAAACTCTATTTTACTCATAGTTGGGAAGAGAATAGAATACTTAAAGTAATCTTCGTTAATTTGTGTAGAAGTATCGTCTGGACTGTAGAAGTACTTATATATATTCCCCGAGTCTTTTATTAATTCAATTCTTCCATTTTGAAGTTCTGTCTGAACTCCACTTTCGTTAATTTTGAGAAACTGCGCCTCAGCTAAGATTAACTGACCAGCTTCGCTTTTCAAGACGTTGTAATCTTTCGCAATGTAAGTTTCCGTTGCCGAAGAAACAACCACTACAAAATCGGATGTTGGTTGAGTGCCGTCAAACTTTACGTAAACACTGTAATTGAGTGGTGTGCTTTCTTCCACAATGTACGTGTAAATTGGATCAACCAACAATCTCTCAACGACTTCCTGTCTTGTCATTATGTGACCAGTTCCATAGTTCGTGAAAGCTGTTCTGATCGTAAAAGCTATCGGATAAAGCACAAGTATAAACAAAAGAACAAGAGCGGGTATCATGTATCTGTACGGATAAGCGTTCCTGTTAATTATGAAAAAGTCAATCAAAAATATAAGCACAAACAAAGTTACAGATAGCTCATAAAAGCCTCTGCCAAAAAGGAAAATCCCTCCAAGAACTCCAAATACTGTGAAAAACACCAAAAAGATCCAGCCAAGCACTTTCAAGAATCTCATGGGTATTCCTCCCCGACTGTATTTTTGAACATTCATTTGGTACGTTTGACTTTGAAAGAATGTTGCAGATTAGGTTTTGATATAGACATTAAGAAAAAGCACGGGGGCATACCCCCGTGCCCCTATCTGTATTTCAAGAATTATTTAATCTGTGCTTTAATCTGTGCAACTGCGTCTGCAAGTGCTTTTTCTGCTGGTACTCCTTGGTCAAGCGTCTTTGCGAGTGCGTCTCCCATTGCTCCCCAAACTGCTGCCATCTCTGGAACATTTGGCATTGGAAGTCCGTACTTTCCAAGGAAGTCTGCGAATTTCTTTGTAAGTGGATCTCTTGACATAACAAGTTCGTTAACATCGCTTCTTGATGGACATCTTGGGTCAGCTTGCCAAATTTGGAACATTATGTCTTTTGTTGCGATGAATTTTGTTAAGAAGTCAAGTGCGAAGAGTTTATTCTTGCTCTTTGCGTTAACCATGAAACCTTGTGCACCGAAGAATGGCTTTGGATTCTTTCCGCCAGGGAGTGTTGGAATTGGTGCAACGTCAAAGTTGATACCCGCTTGTTTGTAGCCTGGAACTGCCCATGGACCATTGATTATCATTGCTGCAAGACCATCTTTGAAGAGACCGTCCATTGTATTGTAGTTGTCACCTGATGTGAGTATCTTTTCATCAACAAGTTTCTTTATGAGTTTAAGACCTTCAATTGCACCTGCGTTTGCAAGTCCAACGTCTTTTACGTTAACCTTTCCTGATTTGTCCGTTCCGAATACATAACCGCCCATACCAAAGAATGCAAATGAGCTGAAGTAGAAGTTTTTGTAATCGTAAATCAAACCTCTAACTTCTCCGCCAAAGTCCTTTTCAATCTTCTTTGCAAGTGTTATGAGCTCATCGAATGTTTTTGGTGGGTTCTGAACGTAATCTTTGTTGTACATTAGTGCAGGACCGTCAAATGCATATGGAACACCGTAGAGTTTTCCATTGTAGGTGAAACCTTGGAGTGGTGCTGGGAAGTACTTGTCTTTTTCTGGAAGGTTTATTGGTTCGAGTAAACCGTTGACAACAAGTTCTCCAACCCAGTCGTGTGCTCCAACGATGATATCTGGACCTTCTCCTGCTGGTGCTGCTGTTAAGAATTTCGACTTGATGTCACCAAAATTTACCTGAACGACATCAACCTGTACACCATACTTTGCTTTGTACTGATCCGCAAGTTTCTTAAGAATAGGAACTTGTGCCTCAGATGTCCATATAGTAATCTTTTTGGCTTGAGCAAAAGCCAAGAAGACAAACAATACTGCTAAAACTACCGTAAGAACTTTTCTCATACACTCTACCTCCCCTTCTAAGATAATGTGGAAACCATTAGTATTATACTACAACAAGTAAGAAAGTAAACAACATTTTGGAATAGTTTCCAAGAATCTGTGAAAAGACTTACAAAACCTTTGAATACATTAGAGAACATACTTTTGCATACGCGAGCATACAAGAGCATAATAATATACTTAAATTATTTTTTCTGAAATTCATTCTTTGCTGTTATTGAAATTACACCCTTTACAATGTATAATTAGTCTGCATTCATTCGAAAATCATGGTATATAAAGTTGGAGGTGAAAGTGATGGAAAAAAGAAGGAGAAGAGTTATCATCTTAGGTGCCGCAGGAAGAGATTTCCACAACTTCAACACATTCTTCAGAAACAACCCCGATTACGAAGTTGTAGCATTTACAGCAACTCAAATTCCTGATATAGCAGGTAGAGTATATCCCGCCGAGCTTGCTGGACCACTTTATCCAAACGGAATTCCTATTGAAGATGAGGCAAACTTACCCGAGTTAGTCAAAAAATATGATGTTGACGAAGTAATCCTTGCTTACAGTGATTTACCGCACCAATATGTTATGGAAAGAGCTGCTATAGCTCTTGCTACAGGTGCGGATTTCAAATTGATGGGTCCAAAAGCAACAACTGTTGAATCAACAAAACCTGTTGTATCGGTGTGTGCAATCAGAACAGGTTGTGGAAAGAGTCAGACAACAAGAAGAGTTCTTGACATACTCAGAAGCAAGGGCATGAAGGTTATTTCCATAAGACACCCGATGCCATACGGCGACCTTGTTGCACAGAAAGTTCAAAGATTCGCAGATTATTCAGACCTTGATAAACACAACTGCACAATTGAAGAGAGAGAAGAATACGAGCCACATATCGACAGAAAGAGCGTTATCTACGCAGGTGTTGATTACGAGGCAATATTGAGAAGTGCAGAAGCAGAAAACCCAGATGTAATTCTCTGGGACGGTGGAAATAACGACTTTCCATTCTACAAGTCTGACCTTCAGATAGTCGTTGTTGACCCACACAGACCAGGCCATGAAGTGACATACTATCCAGGCATGGCAAACTTACTCATGGCAGATGTCATAGTAATCAATAAAGAAGAGACAGCAAATAGGGAAGATATCGAGACAGTGAGAAGAAATATCGCAAAGTGGAACCCAAATGCAATAGTAGTAGATGCAGCTTCTCCAATTTTCGTTGATGATCCATCACTGATCAGAGGCAAGAAGGTTCTCGTTGTTGAAGATGGACCAACCCTAACACATGGCGAAATGAGATATGGAGCAGGTTACGTTGCAGCAAAAAGATTTGGAGCAAAGGAAATTATTGACCCAAGACCATTTGCTGTTGGCTCAATAGTTGAAACATACAAAAAATACAACCACCTTGACGTTATACTCCCAGCAATGGGTTATGGTGAAAAACAAATTAAAGAATTAGAAGAAACAATAAACAAGTCAGATGCTGACGTAGTTATCATTGGTACTCCAATCGACCTCAGAAGAGTTATGCACATAAATAAACCTGCAGTAAGAGTTAGGTATGAATTGCAAGAAATCGGCGAACCAACATTGGAAGAAATACTTACAGATTTTCTCAAACAAAAAGGGTTACTTAAATAATAAGTGCAGTAGAAAAAAGGCGAGTGGAAAATAACCACTCGCCTTTTCTTATTTTTTGTAAAGTGTAGTTGCAAATTCAAACACTTGTATCGATGTTCTGTCCTTGATAAAGCTGACCTGCGATCCTAACAAGCTTGAGATTCATATCTTGCTGTTTGTAAAATGCAAATTCCAGTGTTTTCAGCATAAGTTCTTTTGCTTGATTTACTTGTGTTTGAACATCAGAGACTCCAGATGTTCCAGAATGTACTGGAACACTTCGTTGAATAGGAAACATACTGATACCTGTATAACCGGATCCAAGACCGTTAACTTGCATAAATATCACCTCATATTTGTTATCGACCAAAATTTGATAGAATTAATATCACCCATTCTTAATCTTAAGAATTGAAAACACTGTACGTTCATCAGAACTATACAGCTTTATCTGTAATCCAAGTTTCTTAGCTATTTCGCTTGCTATGTACAAGCCCAACCCTGTTCCAGAAGAGTTTTCACCTTTATAGAATCTCTCAAATATTTTGTCCCGAACTTCATCTGATATCTTTGGTCCATGGTTTATGACGTCTATCTTGCCGTTATCTATGCTTACTATAACAGGTGGAGCACCGTGGGTAAATGCGTTGTCAACAAGGATAGTCAATATTATACCGAGTCCTTCTTTGTTCGTTTCAATAGTTCCTTCCCCTTCAACGATAACTTCTCTGTCTTTAAACTTGTGTTGTACAATTTCTGATATGAAGTCACGAATGTTAATCTTCTCTTCCGTAAGAGTTTCCACCCTTGCTATTAACAGCATATTCTCTATGATATTTTTAATTTCTTTTGCGCTTTCTTCTATCGCCTGAACAGATTCTGTAAGTATCTCTTCATTTTTCGCTCCCCACCTCTTAAGCATGTTTACATAACCGAGAAGAGTCGCAATAGGCGTTCTAAGCTCGTGGGAGACCGCAGACACGAAAGATTCCTGTGCCTTGTAAGAACGTTCAATTCTTTCCATCAAATCATTGAACTTCGACACTAATTCTTCAACTTCCAAGCTCTTAGGTTTAATCTTTACCCGATATGAGACATCTGACCTACCAAGAAGTTCAATTTCTGAGACGAATGCTTTTATTTCCTTTACACTTTCCTTCGTTAGTACATAGGTAGATAAGAAGATACCTCCAGCGATCAATACTATGGTGAACATGAAAATCTTCCTTATGTTCTCCAAAAACCGCATCGCAGGTGTAACATCTTTTCCCAAAATAATATCATCAAGTTTCACAAAGTAGTAGTGTTTATCCCCAATCTTTTGAAATCCGTTTACATCTTTCAAACCTATACCATACGGGTCATTGATAACTTCACCGGTAGACAAATCCGCAACATAAACATCCCATCTTAGAACGAAATATTGCTTTCCAACCGGTGTATCTACAACTGTGACAAACCTCTGAGGATTGATGAAGTCTGAAGTAACACTTCGAACAGCGAGGACGTAAAAATATCTGTAAATAAGCAGAAGTGCTATAGATACAACTAAAACAGAAGCGAGAGTTGTGAAGAAAGATATCTTAGTGGTCAGTTTCAAGTTTCTCACCAACTAACTTGTATCCTATACCTCTTACTGTCTTTATTATGTCTGGAGATAGCTTTTTTCGTAAATAATTAATATAAACTTCGACTGTGTTGTCAGAACCGTAGTAATCAATTCCCCAGACTGCGTCTAAAATTTCTTCTTTACTGACTGCACGGCTGTGATTCTTTAAAAGGTATAACAAGAGTTCAAATTCAGTTTTGCTC
This genomic window from Fervidobacterium gondwanense DSM 13020 contains:
- a CDS encoding ABC transporter permease subunit encodes the protein MRFLKVLGWIFLVFFTVFGVLGGIFLFGRGFYELSVTLFVLIFLIDFFIINRNAYPYRYMIPALVLLFILVLYPIAFTIRTAFTNYGTGHIMTRQEVVERLLVDPIYTYIVEESTPLNYSVYVKFDGTQPTSDFVVVVSSATETYIAKDYNVLKSEAGQLILAEAQFLKINESGVQTELQNGRIELIKDSGNIYKYFYSPDDTSTQINEDYFKYSILFPTMSKIEFVDKSSERYAVRQNEEGKLYMYKIRHMYKLGLAETIEKGKSIVKTVLINTITNRPLIEENGTIYDINEKGEKVAVGGYISGYGLKNFTRIFTDPTVSGPFAKIFVWNFTWAALSVLFTFVIGLILALVLNNPNLRGRAIYRSLLIIPWAIPAFISVLVWKNGFFNETYGILNKFVVTQLFGAEPIKWFNDPFWAKVAVLTVNTWLGFPYMMVVSLGALQSIPEDYYEAAAIDGANKWQRFWKITFPLLMTTIAPLLVGSFAFNFNNFVNIYLLTGGGPAMPNTTTPAGSTDILISYTYKLAFEGGRGQDFGFASAISIIIFLIVGTLSFINFRLSGSFEEVNR
- a CDS encoding maltose ABC transporter substrate-binding protein, encoding MRKVLTVVLAVLFVFLAFAQAKKITIWTSEAQVPILKKLADQYKAKYGVQVDVVQVNFGDIKSKFLTAAPAGEGPDIIVGAHDWVGELVVNGLLEPINLPEKDKYFPAPLQGFTYNGKLYGVPYAFDGPALMYNKDYVQNPPKTFDELITLAKKIEKDFGGEVRGLIYDYKNFYFSSFAFFGMGGYVFGTDKSGKVNVKDVGLANAGAIEGLKLIKKLVDEKILTSGDNYNTMDGLFKDGLAAMIINGPWAVPGYKQAGINFDVAPIPTLPGGKNPKPFFGAQGFMVNAKSKNKLFALDFLTKFIATKDIMFQIWQADPRCPSRSDVNELVMSRDPLTKKFADFLGKYGLPMPNVPEMAAVWGAMGDALAKTLDQGVPAEKALADAVAQIKAQIK
- a CDS encoding cyclic 2,3-diphosphoglycerate synthase, yielding MEKRRRRVIILGAAGRDFHNFNTFFRNNPDYEVVAFTATQIPDIAGRVYPAELAGPLYPNGIPIEDEANLPELVKKYDVDEVILAYSDLPHQYVMERAAIALATGADFKLMGPKATTVESTKPVVSVCAIRTGCGKSQTTRRVLDILRSKGMKVISIRHPMPYGDLVAQKVQRFADYSDLDKHNCTIEEREEYEPHIDRKSVIYAGVDYEAILRSAEAENPDVILWDGGNNDFPFYKSDLQIVVVDPHRPGHEVTYYPGMANLLMADVIVINKEETANREDIETVRRNIAKWNPNAIVVDAASPIFVDDPSLIRGKKVLVVEDGPTLTHGEMRYGAGYVAAKRFGAKEIIDPRPFAVGSIVETYKKYNHLDVILPAMGYGEKQIKELEETINKSDADVVIIGTPIDLRRVMHINKPAVRVRYELQEIGEPTLEEILTDFLKQKGLLK
- a CDS encoding HAMP domain-containing sensor histidine kinase, with product MRNLKLTTKISFFTTLASVLVVSIALLLIYRYFYVLAVRSVTSDFINPQRFVTVVDTPVGKQYFVLRWDVYVADLSTGEVINDPYGIGLKDVNGFQKIGDKHYYFVKLDDIILGKDVTPAMRFLENIRKIFMFTIVLIAGGIFLSTYVLTKESVKEIKAFVSEIELLGRSDVSYRVKIKPKSLEVEELVSKFNDLMERIERSYKAQESFVSAVSHELRTPIATLLGYVNMLKRWGAKNEEILTESVQAIEESAKEIKNIIENMLLIARVETLTEEKINIRDFISEIVQHKFKDREVIVEGEGTIETNKEGLGIILTILVDNAFTHGAPPVIVSIDNGKIDVINHGPKISDEVRDKIFERFYKGENSSGTGLGLYIASEIAKKLGLQIKLYSSDERTVFSILKIKNG